The Terracoccus luteus genome includes a region encoding these proteins:
- the uvrB gene encoding excinuclease ABC subunit UvrB: MRPITDLQRSVAPFEVISEYTPSGDQPTAIAELARRVKAGEKDTVLLGATGTGKSATTAWLIEQVQRPTLVMAPNKTLAAQLANEFRELLPNNAVEYFVSYYDYYQPEAYIPQTDTYIEKDSSVNDEVERLRHSATNSLLTRRDVIVVASVSCIYGLGTPQEYVDRMARLRVGQEIVRDDLLRRFVEMQYTRNDLAFTRGTFRVRGDTVEIIPVYEELAVRIEFFGDEIERIYTLHPVTGEVVNEESEMYVFPASHYVAGPERMERAIRGIELELEDQLALFERQGKLLEAQRLRMRTTYDLEMMRQVGFCNGIENYSRHIDGRTSGSAPNCLIDYFPEDFLLVLDESHQTVPQIGAMYEGDMSRKRMLVDHGFRLPSAMDNRPLRWEEFLERIDQTIYLSATPGDYEMAKSSVGGPPVEQIIRPTGLIDPEVVLKPTKGQIDDLMHEILERTKRDERVLVTTLTKKMAEDLTDYLLDKGIRVRYLHSDIDTLRRVELLRELRSGVFDVLVGINLLREGLDLPEVSLVSILDADKEGFLRSARSLIQTIGRAARNVSGQVHMYADKVTPSMQQALDETSRRREKQIAYNLERGVDPQPLRKKIADITDLLEREDADTAELLGSGRMQSRGKSGGGRGAMAADVGVSAGGAKRRPADMAAADLANLIQELTTQMHQAAAELHFELAARLRDELGDLKKELRQMSAATR; encoded by the coding sequence ATGCGACCGATCACCGACCTGCAGCGCTCGGTGGCGCCCTTCGAGGTCATCTCCGAGTACACCCCGAGCGGCGACCAGCCCACCGCCATCGCCGAGCTCGCCCGCCGCGTCAAGGCGGGGGAGAAGGACACCGTGCTGCTCGGTGCGACCGGCACCGGCAAGTCGGCCACGACGGCCTGGCTCATCGAGCAGGTGCAGCGGCCGACTCTCGTCATGGCCCCGAACAAGACGCTGGCGGCCCAGCTGGCCAACGAGTTCCGCGAGCTGCTGCCGAACAACGCGGTCGAGTACTTCGTCAGCTACTACGACTACTACCAGCCCGAGGCGTACATCCCGCAGACGGACACCTACATCGAGAAGGACAGCTCGGTCAACGACGAGGTCGAGCGACTGCGGCACTCCGCGACCAACTCGCTGCTCACCCGCCGTGACGTCATCGTCGTCGCGTCGGTCTCGTGCATCTACGGCCTCGGCACCCCGCAGGAGTACGTCGACCGGATGGCGCGGCTGCGCGTCGGTCAGGAGATCGTCCGTGACGACCTGCTGCGCCGCTTCGTCGAGATGCAGTACACCCGCAACGACCTCGCCTTCACCCGGGGCACCTTCCGCGTCCGCGGCGACACCGTCGAGATCATCCCGGTGTACGAGGAGCTCGCCGTGCGCATCGAGTTCTTCGGCGACGAGATCGAGCGGATCTACACGCTGCACCCGGTGACGGGCGAGGTCGTCAACGAGGAGTCGGAGATGTACGTCTTTCCCGCCTCGCACTACGTCGCCGGCCCCGAGCGCATGGAGCGGGCCATCCGTGGCATCGAGCTCGAGCTGGAGGACCAGCTGGCCCTCTTCGAGCGGCAGGGCAAGCTGCTCGAGGCCCAGCGCCTGCGGATGCGCACGACGTACGACCTCGAGATGATGCGCCAGGTCGGGTTCTGCAACGGCATCGAGAACTACAGCCGGCACATCGACGGTCGCACGTCGGGCTCGGCCCCGAACTGCCTCATCGACTACTTCCCGGAGGACTTCCTCCTCGTCCTCGACGAGTCGCACCAGACGGTGCCGCAGATCGGCGCCATGTACGAGGGCGACATGTCGCGCAAGCGGATGCTCGTCGACCACGGCTTCCGCCTGCCGAGCGCGATGGACAACCGGCCCCTGCGCTGGGAGGAGTTCCTCGAGCGCATCGACCAGACCATCTACCTCTCGGCGACGCCGGGCGACTACGAGATGGCCAAGTCCTCCGTCGGCGGGCCCCCGGTCGAGCAGATCATCCGCCCCACCGGCCTGATCGACCCCGAGGTCGTGCTCAAGCCGACCAAGGGCCAGATCGACGACCTCATGCACGAGATCCTCGAGCGCACCAAGCGCGACGAGCGCGTCCTCGTCACGACGCTGACCAAGAAGATGGCCGAGGACCTCACCGACTACCTCCTCGACAAGGGCATCCGGGTCCGCTACCTGCACAGCGACATCGACACCCTCCGGCGCGTCGAGCTGCTGCGCGAGCTGCGCTCCGGCGTCTTCGACGTCCTCGTCGGCATCAACCTGCTGCGTGAGGGCCTCGACCTGCCGGAGGTCTCCCTCGTCTCGATCCTCGACGCCGACAAGGAGGGCTTCCTCCGCTCGGCGCGCAGCCTCATCCAGACCATCGGCCGCGCCGCCCGAAACGTGTCGGGCCAGGTGCACATGTACGCCGACAAGGTCACGCCCTCGATGCAGCAGGCGCTCGACGAGACGAGCCGCCGTCGCGAGAAGCAGATCGCCTACAACCTCGAGCGCGGCGTCGACCCGCAGCCGCTGCGCAAGAAGATCGCCGACATCACCGACCTGCTCGAGCGCGAGGATGCCGACACGGCCGAGCTGCTCGGCAGCGGCCGCATGCAGTCGCGCGGCAAGAGCGGTGGCGGTCGTGGCGCCATGGCGGCCGACGTCGGGGTCTCGGCCGGGGGCGCCAAGCGACGGCCCGCCGACATGGCCGCGGCCGACCTCGCCAACCTCATCCAGGAGCTGACGACGCAGATGCACCAGGCCGCGGCCGAGCTGCACTTCGAGCTGGCGGCCCGGTTGCGCGACGAGCTCGGCGACCTCAAGAAGGAGCTGCGGCAGATGAGCGCCGCCACCCGCTGA